A genomic region of Halomonas aestuarii contains the following coding sequences:
- a CDS encoding TRAP transporter large permease has product MNAAIGLSLIILFSLGVPIAVSIVLASIIGIEFFTPLPLLLVPQQMFVGIDNFPLMAIPFFILAGNLMAAGGISRRLVDLAKSLVGGLQGGLAMTCVLTCMMFAAVSGSSVATTFAIGSILIPAMVKHDYPRPLAASIQASSAELGVLIPPSIPLILYGVSTDTSIGKLFIAGIGPGLLIGGALLLFLYLFCKVRGYGLRDREDRHDFPTAFKRAWAALLMPVVVIGGIYGGVFTPTEASAVAVVYALVVGGLIYRELPLSELFPIFKESVISTTAVMLIIAAAALFSFLISRSGLPGEVAAWVTQVFDSPIAFLLAVNVMLLVVGMFIETSAAILVLAPIFTPIAIQYGIDPVHFGLIVVVNLALGMFTPPLGVNLFAACAVAKLSVDQLLPWLMRFVLVVLACLIAITYLPWISLGLVDLLY; this is encoded by the coding sequence ATGAATGCCGCCATCGGCCTCTCGCTGATCATCCTGTTCAGCCTCGGGGTGCCCATTGCCGTCTCGATCGTGCTGGCCTCGATCATCGGCATCGAGTTCTTCACGCCGCTGCCCCTGCTGCTGGTGCCCCAGCAGATGTTCGTGGGCATCGACAATTTTCCCCTCATGGCGATCCCGTTCTTCATCCTGGCGGGCAACCTGATGGCCGCGGGCGGCATCTCCCGTCGCCTGGTGGACCTCGCCAAGTCCCTGGTCGGCGGCCTCCAGGGCGGGCTGGCCATGACCTGCGTGCTGACCTGCATGATGTTCGCCGCGGTCTCAGGCTCCAGTGTGGCGACCACCTTCGCCATCGGCTCGATCCTGATTCCCGCCATGGTCAAGCACGATTACCCGCGCCCGCTGGCGGCCTCCATCCAGGCCTCCTCCGCGGAGCTGGGGGTGCTGATCCCGCCCTCCATCCCGCTGATCCTCTACGGGGTGAGCACCGATACCTCGATCGGCAAGCTGTTCATCGCCGGTATCGGCCCGGGCCTGCTGATCGGCGGTGCCCTGCTGCTGTTCCTCTACCTGTTCTGCAAGGTTCGCGGCTACGGATTGCGTGATCGGGAGGATCGTCACGACTTCCCCACTGCCTTCAAGCGGGCCTGGGCCGCCCTGCTGATGCCGGTGGTGGTGATCGGCGGCATCTACGGCGGTGTCTTCACCCCCACCGAGGCTTCGGCCGTGGCGGTGGTCTATGCCCTGGTCGTCGGGGGGCTGATCTACCGTGAGCTCCCCCTGTCCGAGCTGTTCCCGATCTTCAAGGAAAGCGTGATCTCGACGACGGCGGTGATGCTGATCATCGCGGCCGCGGCGCTGTTCAGCTTCCTGATCAGCCGCTCGGGTCTGCCGGGCGAGGTCGCGGCCTGGGTGACCCAGGTCTTCGACAGCCCCATCGCCTTCCTGCTGGCGGTGAACGTCATGCTGCTGGTGGTCGGGATGTTCATCGAGACCTCCGCCGCGATCCTGGTGCTGGCACCGATCTTCACGCCCATCGCCATCCAGTACGGCATCGACCCGGTGCACTTCGGCCTGATCGTCGTGGTGAACCTGGCGCTCGGCATGTTCACGCCGCCACTCGGCGTCAACCTCTTCGCGGCCTGCGCGGTGGCCAAGCTGTCCGTCGACCAGCTGCTGCCCTGGCTGATGAGGTTCGTGCTGGTGGTGCTGGCCTGCCTCATCGCCATCACCTATCTGCCCTGGATCTCGCTGGGGCTGGTCGACCTGCTCTATTGA
- a CDS encoding TRAP transporter small permease, translated as MLQLFLSVERQTTRLALLGAILMLIVSVTLGFYQVMTRFVFDAPSTWSEVISRSAMIWCVFLGAAAGFRGGFMMSVEVIYKLVPGRRLIWLEGLIAACCTLVLFVLIYFGTAMTLRVQSQMLSGLEVSIAWAYAAMPVGASFALIAVVARLLAQAAGQEIIGPDVEESLPGSPAVAGNDPDGAAAPGNPHDRSEHP; from the coding sequence ATGCTGCAACTCTTTCTCAGCGTCGAGCGCCAGACCACGCGTCTGGCCCTGCTCGGCGCCATTCTCATGCTGATCGTTTCGGTCACCCTGGGCTTCTACCAGGTGATGACGCGATTCGTCTTCGATGCCCCTTCGACCTGGTCGGAGGTCATTTCCCGCTCTGCCATGATCTGGTGTGTCTTCCTCGGGGCCGCGGCAGGCTTCCGGGGCGGCTTCATGATGTCCGTGGAGGTCATCTACAAGCTGGTACCGGGCCGTCGCCTGATCTGGCTGGAAGGGCTCATCGCCGCGTGCTGCACATTGGTGCTGTTCGTGCTGATCTACTTCGGCACCGCCATGACGCTGCGCGTCCAGTCACAGATGCTCTCCGGTCTCGAGGTCTCCATCGCCTGGGCCTATGCCGCCATGCCGGTGGGCGCCAGTTTCGCGTTGATTGCAGTGGTGGCGCGCCTGCTCGCCCAGGCCGCCGGCCAGGAAATCATCGGGCCCGACGTGGAAGAGTCGCTTCCTGGCTCGCCGGCGGTGGCCGGCAACGACCCGGACGGTGCCGCTGCCCCCGGCAACCCCCATGACAGGAGTGAACACCCATGA
- a CDS encoding TRAP transporter substrate-binding protein: MNATFTRRSLVTAITSVTTAALAMGALSAQAAQTVNLGHTLSDSSHYSVGADAFKETLERLSDGEFEVVEHPSGALGGERAMIEGLQIGTVDVVITSTGPLGNFVPGTYVLDLPFLFKDYDQARCVLDGEVGQDLLDEMSEHNLVGLAWSENGFRHMTNSKRAVTSPADAEGLKVRTMENKVHMEAFEQMGVHPTPMAFPEVFTALQQGTVDGQENPITVIVATKFWEVQDHLSLTGHVYSPAVVLGSPILIDGLSEEERGWFEQAAQASAEATREEVSRLERDGVELLREKGMTVNTDIDKGPFQEAVKPAYQIYTDQYGSEMLDRVRGSDC, translated from the coding sequence ATGAACGCCACCTTCACACGCCGCAGCCTGGTTACTGCCATTACCAGTGTCACGACCGCCGCCCTGGCCATGGGGGCCCTGAGTGCCCAGGCGGCCCAGACCGTCAACCTGGGCCATACCCTTTCCGACAGCTCCCACTACTCGGTCGGTGCCGACGCCTTCAAGGAGACCCTGGAGCGTCTCAGCGACGGCGAGTTCGAGGTCGTGGAGCATCCTTCCGGTGCCCTGGGCGGCGAGCGCGCCATGATCGAGGGCCTGCAGATCGGCACCGTGGACGTGGTGATCACCTCCACCGGCCCGCTCGGCAACTTCGTGCCGGGGACCTATGTGCTCGACCTGCCGTTCCTGTTCAAGGACTACGACCAGGCGCGTTGCGTGCTGGACGGTGAGGTCGGCCAGGACCTGCTCGACGAGATGAGCGAGCACAACCTGGTGGGCCTGGCCTGGTCCGAGAACGGCTTCCGCCACATGACCAACAGCAAGCGGGCGGTCACCTCCCCCGCCGATGCCGAGGGCCTCAAGGTCCGCACCATGGAGAACAAGGTGCACATGGAGGCCTTCGAGCAGATGGGCGTGCACCCCACGCCGATGGCCTTCCCGGAGGTGTTCACCGCCCTGCAGCAGGGCACCGTGGACGGTCAGGAGAACCCCATCACGGTGATCGTCGCCACCAAGTTCTGGGAAGTGCAGGATCACCTCTCGCTGACCGGGCACGTCTACTCGCCCGCCGTGGTGCTGGGTTCGCCGATCCTGATCGACGGGCTCTCCGAGGAGGAGCGTGGCTGGTTCGAGCAGGCCGCCCAGGCCTCCGCCGAGGCCACCCGCGAGGAAGTGTCGCGTCTCGAGCGTGATGGTGTGGAGCTGCTGCGTGAGAAGGGCATGACCGTGAACACGGACATCGACAAGGGCCCGTTCCAGGAGGCCGTCAAGCCCGCCTACCAGATCTATACCGACCAGTACGGCAGCGAGATGCTCGACCGTGTGCGGGGCAGCGATTGCTGA
- the denD gene encoding D-erythronate dehydrogenase, translating into MHIAITGAAGFLGQRLVAQLLDRGELNGDAIRRLTLVDQTAPPAIDREGIEVQSLALDISASGALDPVLEARPDVIYHLAAVVSSAAEADLDLGMRVNFDSTRALLEGCRAYGLSRTRLIMASSVAAYGGELPSVLDDMTALHPQNSYGTQKAMSELLVNDYSRRGLVDGLVLRLPTIVIRPGRPNAAASSFASSILREPLNGEEAVCPVSTDLELFVMSPGRVVDALIHGAEVSGDSLGSFRAFMLPGITVSVAEMLEALREVAGDEALARVRHEADPRIEAIVGSWPGRFTNERARQLGFESDNNFREIVEAFLDERA; encoded by the coding sequence ATGCACATAGCGATCACCGGCGCCGCCGGTTTCCTCGGCCAGCGCCTCGTGGCCCAGCTCCTGGACCGCGGTGAGCTCAATGGCGACGCCATCCGCCGCCTGACCCTGGTCGACCAGACCGCGCCGCCTGCCATTGATCGGGAGGGCATCGAGGTCCAGTCCCTGGCGCTGGACATCAGCGCCTCAGGGGCCCTGGATCCGGTGCTGGAAGCCCGACCCGACGTCATCTATCACCTGGCCGCGGTGGTCAGCTCGGCGGCCGAGGCGGACCTCGACCTGGGCATGCGGGTCAACTTCGATTCAACCCGCGCGCTGCTGGAGGGCTGTCGAGCCTACGGCCTTTCCCGGACCCGGCTGATCATGGCCAGTTCCGTGGCGGCCTACGGGGGGGAGTTGCCGTCGGTGCTCGACGACATGACGGCGCTGCATCCCCAGAATTCCTACGGCACCCAGAAGGCCATGAGCGAGCTGCTGGTCAACGACTACAGTCGTCGTGGGCTGGTCGATGGTCTGGTGCTGCGTCTGCCTACCATCGTGATCCGACCGGGCCGTCCCAATGCCGCCGCATCGAGCTTCGCCTCCAGCATCCTGCGCGAACCGCTGAACGGCGAGGAGGCCGTCTGCCCGGTGTCCACCGACCTCGAGTTGTTCGTGATGTCGCCGGGCAGGGTGGTCGACGCCCTGATCCATGGCGCCGAGGTTTCGGGTGACTCTCTGGGTTCCTTCCGTGCCTTCATGTTGCCGGGGATCACCGTGAGCGTCGCCGAGATGCTCGAGGCGCTGCGCGAGGTCGCCGGGGACGAGGCCCTGGCTCGGGTCCGCCATGAAGCCGATCCCCGCATCGAGGCCATCGTCGGCAGCTGGCCGGGGCGCTTCACCAACGAGCGCGCCCGCCAGCTGGGGTTCGAAAGCGACAATAATTTCCGAGAGATCGTCGAGGCCTTCCTCGACGAACGTGCCTGA
- the otnI gene encoding 2-oxo-tetronate isomerase: MIRLAANLSMLFTEHDFLDRFAAAADAGFHGVEYLFPYAHAPERVAEALRDSGLEQVLFNLPPGDWEAGERGLASLPGREDEFRGSVVEALRYAEALACPRVHAMAGLLPEDADDEIREAHHATYLANLRFAASEAASAGRELLIEPINTRDMPGYFLSRQDQAVAVLESVGADNLRLQFDLYHCQIMEGDLIRHLERLLPHIGHVQIAGVPERHEPDVGEVHYPAVLKRLETLGYRGWVGCEYRPAAGTRDGLGWGKPYGLVS, translated from the coding sequence ATGATCCGACTGGCCGCCAACCTCAGCATGCTGTTCACCGAGCATGATTTCCTCGACCGCTTCGCGGCGGCGGCCGACGCCGGCTTCCATGGCGTCGAGTACCTGTTTCCCTATGCCCATGCCCCGGAACGCGTGGCCGAGGCGCTGCGCGACTCAGGGCTAGAGCAGGTGCTGTTCAACCTGCCTCCCGGTGACTGGGAGGCTGGTGAGCGCGGCCTGGCCAGCCTGCCGGGCCGCGAGGACGAGTTCCGGGGTTCCGTGGTCGAGGCCCTGCGCTATGCCGAGGCCCTGGCCTGTCCCCGGGTGCATGCCATGGCCGGGCTGCTGCCCGAGGATGCCGATGACGAGATCCGCGAGGCGCACCACGCCACCTACCTGGCAAACCTGCGCTTCGCCGCGAGTGAAGCGGCCAGCGCGGGGCGCGAGCTGTTGATCGAGCCGATCAACACCCGTGACATGCCCGGCTATTTCCTGTCCCGGCAGGACCAGGCCGTGGCAGTGCTCGAGAGCGTGGGGGCCGACAACCTGCGCCTGCAGTTCGATCTCTACCACTGCCAGATCATGGAGGGTGACCTGATCCGTCACCTGGAGCGGCTGCTGCCCCATATCGGCCATGTGCAGATCGCCGGGGTGCCTGAGCGCCACGAGCCTGATGTCGGCGAGGTCCATTACCCCGCGGTGCTCAAGCGACTCGAGACCCTGGGCTACCGCGGCTGGGTCGGCTGCGAGTACCGACCGGCGGCCGGCACGCGCGACGGGCTGGGCTGGGGCAAGCCCTACGGTCTAGTGAGCTGA
- the otnC gene encoding 3-oxo-tetronate 4-phosphate decarboxylase, which produces MSAPAINALRDQIATLGQSLFDRGLTMGSSGNISVRLEDGGWLMTPTNACLGRLDPARISRLDRDGHLVDGDRPTKEHFLHTAMYEERPQSGAIVHLHSTHSVAVSCLPDVDPCDCIPPLTAYYVMRVGRLPLVPYHIPGDPSLGDAVRGLAGRHSAVLLANHGPVVAGKSLEAAVYATEELEETARLFLLLRGQNPRGLTPEQVAELEARFPRD; this is translated from the coding sequence ATGAGCGCCCCTGCCATCAATGCCCTGCGCGACCAGATCGCCACCCTCGGCCAGTCCCTGTTCGACCGAGGCCTGACCATGGGCTCCAGCGGCAACATCAGCGTGCGCCTGGAGGATGGCGGCTGGCTGATGACGCCTACCAACGCCTGCCTGGGACGTCTCGATCCGGCGCGCATCTCGCGCCTCGACCGTGACGGTCACCTGGTCGATGGCGACAGGCCGACCAAGGAACACTTCCTGCACACGGCGATGTACGAGGAGCGTCCCCAGTCCGGCGCGATCGTCCATCTCCATTCCACCCATTCGGTGGCCGTCTCCTGCCTGCCCGATGTCGATCCCTGCGACTGCATCCCGCCGTTGACCGCCTATTATGTGATGCGCGTGGGTCGCTTGCCGCTGGTGCCCTACCACATCCCCGGCGACCCGAGCCTGGGGGACGCCGTGCGGGGCCTGGCGGGTCGACACAGCGCGGTGCTGCTGGCCAACCATGGCCCGGTGGTCGCCGGCAAGTCGCTGGAGGCGGCCGTCTACGCGACCGAGGAACTGGAGGAGACCGCCCGGCTGTTCCTGCTGCTGCGAGGCCAGAATCCGCGCGGCCTGACGCCCGAGCAGGTCGCTGAACTCGAAGCGCGCTTTCCGCGCGACTGA